A single genomic interval of Aureliella helgolandensis harbors:
- a CDS encoding IS110 family RNA-guided transposase codes for MLYLGIDQHAKQLTVSLRNEAGDIILRRQVSTEPERCLEFLTKLNEKAGEDGYIAIVEVCGFNDWLLKLLPQHGCVQSILIQPTKKPKIKTDRRDAHSLSELLWVNQHRLRKGEPVRGVRQVVLPSLHHAGSQRVTLLRQQAGRARTRTTNCIKHILRKHNLQWQMPTKTFPSVRAIAWLKVVKLPNCDRVEMDWHLEELERFTRRMESLETQIVQRCVGDPMIDLIRTIPGCGYYSALSLVCRVGDPQRFPKGKSLAHYWGLTPGVNDSGEGTGRRGRITKTGSTMARWILAQITLHCLRHDPVMKSWYKPIRNRRGSKIARVAVMRKLAVIIRNMLVHQQPYFECRDAMLARRRNQMAIKSPAV; via the coding sequence ATGTTATACCTGGGAATTGACCAGCACGCAAAGCAACTTACTGTTTCCCTGCGAAATGAGGCCGGAGACATTATCCTCCGTCGGCAGGTCTCGACGGAACCCGAACGCTGTCTTGAATTCCTAACGAAGCTCAACGAAAAGGCTGGCGAAGATGGTTACATCGCTATCGTCGAAGTCTGTGGTTTCAACGACTGGTTGCTTAAACTCTTACCACAGCACGGTTGCGTACAATCCATCCTCATTCAGCCTACCAAGAAGCCCAAGATCAAGACCGATCGTCGCGACGCTCACTCCCTGTCGGAACTGCTTTGGGTGAACCAGCATCGTTTGCGTAAAGGCGAACCTGTGCGGGGCGTGCGGCAAGTCGTACTGCCCTCTCTCCATCATGCAGGGAGCCAACGAGTCACCCTGCTACGGCAGCAAGCGGGACGGGCGCGAACACGCACAACCAATTGCATCAAACACATCCTTCGCAAACACAATCTGCAGTGGCAAATGCCGACCAAGACCTTTCCCAGTGTACGAGCAATCGCGTGGCTCAAAGTAGTGAAACTTCCCAACTGTGATCGCGTCGAAATGGACTGGCACCTCGAAGAGCTCGAACGTTTCACACGACGCATGGAATCACTCGAAACGCAGATCGTCCAGCGCTGTGTTGGGGATCCCATGATTGATCTCATCCGCACTATCCCTGGCTGTGGCTACTACAGCGCGTTATCGCTGGTCTGCCGTGTAGGTGATCCGCAACGCTTCCCCAAGGGGAAGAGCCTGGCTCACTATTGGGGGCTCACACCTGGGGTCAATGACAGTGGCGAAGGTACTGGAAGGCGAGGGCGAATCACTAAGACGGGTAGCACAATGGCGCGTTGGATCCTCGCTCAAATCACGCTTCACTGCCTGCGACACGATCCCGTAATGAAGTCCTGGTACAAGCCGATTCGCAATCGTCGTGGTAGCAAGATCGCTCGCGTTGCGGTGATGCGAAAACTAGCTGTTATCATCCGGAACATGCTAGTACACCAGCAACCCTATTTCGAGTGCCGCGATGCCATGCTTGCGCGTCGCAGAAACCAAATGGCGATCAAGTCGCCAGCAGTTTAG
- a CDS encoding winged helix-turn-helix domain-containing protein, translating into MKKADVKIGGVYGATVTGKCVEVRIDAEKPRGGWEATNLVTSKKIHIKSGRRLQPVVGSKSSAQSTSNGKAKKVASEPAKQETVVAEKAAAKKPRKSKVEPVVGEKKLSCIAAALKVLAESGQPLNTKEMIEAMQAKGYWSSPSGKTPHATLYSAILRDLAAGDAAKFVKTDRGRFAIRT; encoded by the coding sequence ATGAAGAAGGCAGATGTAAAGATTGGTGGTGTGTACGGCGCGACGGTTACTGGCAAGTGCGTCGAGGTCCGGATCGATGCCGAGAAGCCACGCGGCGGATGGGAGGCGACCAACTTGGTCACCAGCAAGAAGATCCACATCAAATCGGGGCGACGCTTGCAGCCGGTTGTGGGTTCAAAGAGTTCGGCCCAATCCACATCAAATGGCAAAGCGAAGAAGGTGGCTTCGGAACCAGCGAAGCAGGAGACAGTCGTCGCAGAAAAAGCTGCGGCCAAGAAACCACGCAAGTCTAAGGTCGAACCGGTGGTTGGCGAGAAGAAGCTGAGCTGCATAGCTGCAGCGCTGAAGGTCCTGGCCGAATCCGGGCAGCCACTCAACACCAAAGAGATGATCGAGGCCATGCAGGCTAAAGGCTACTGGTCCAGCCCGAGTGGCAAAACTCCGCACGCCACGCTGTACAGCGCGATTCTGCGGGACCTAGCTGCTGGGGATGCCGCCAAATTTGTAAAAACTGATCGAGGCCGGTTTGCAATCAGAACCTAG
- a CDS encoding RHS repeat-associated core domain-containing protein, with protein sequence MHIQAASGTIRVTLQLYHYRARLYNLNLVRFCSRDPIGFEDSANLYCYVHGRCLIKLDPSGQVSEGEPRKDEKCCSDAKKDGLDEQNAGGVICCDGRAVVCIWQIGWHNPKNEKAKKIMLECATKHEELHRDKHIPECKKDSCLERMGPHEKITLARAECDSYLVHYRCLYNKITECGSDITCIKEVEAEKDTARKLWISECDKAKKEESNKPIQIK encoded by the coding sequence ATGCATATACAGGCCGCGAGTGGGACGATACGCGTCACGTTGCAGCTGTATCACTACCGAGCTAGACTCTATAATCTCAACTTAGTGAGATTCTGCTCCAGAGATCCAATTGGGTTTGAGGATAGTGCCAACCTGTATTGTTATGTTCACGGCAGGTGCCTCATTAAACTCGATCCATCTGGTCAGGTCTCGGAGGGCGAACCGCGAAAAGACGAGAAGTGCTGTTCGGATGCAAAAAAGGATGGTTTGGACGAGCAAAATGCCGGAGGAGTGATCTGCTGTGACGGCAGGGCAGTGGTCTGTATCTGGCAGATCGGATGGCATAATCCAAAGAATGAGAAGGCGAAAAAGATAATGTTGGAGTGTGCGACAAAACACGAAGAACTGCATCGCGATAAGCATATCCCCGAGTGCAAGAAGGATTCGTGTCTGGAGCGAATGGGGCCCCACGAAAAGATCACGCTTGCACGTGCTGAGTGCGACTCGTATCTCGTTCATTATCGTTGCTTGTACAACAAAATTACTGAATGCGGATCGGACATCACGTGCATAAAGGAGGTCGAGGCCGAAAAGGACACTGCACGCAAACTCTGGATCAGCGAGTGTGACAAGGCGAAGAAGGAGGAAAGCAACAAACCGATTCAGATCAAGTGA
- a CDS encoding carboxypeptidase-like regulatory domain-containing protein has product MPDLALSKVWSARLALACLMTAFCSCTALGQGNVLNVIQGTVSNEKGEPIPNARVDISTAAPISGPAIFCPSCYLDCQKWTTTNEAGQFKIADLDPRLEFRIVVSAAGYKTAQTELIAPRGTNHDLTLRERPATVDPQRVVSGTVENETGIPIQGALVTPANTIDKQGLRSSSSKGGGPAITDVNGYFEIDLVDGVFGVDVEISAEGLSSRRFIDLNSDSDRKSFELLEGAHITGRVTSNGQAVQGMTVFVAQIDHSYKGEKLFRTAVPMTADTEGRFEFKNLFAEQEYCVYTVVGEGDRSDSDEIIMTQKFVTPPNGRTLHIGDLTTVAPVSLSGRLETSDQQSLGDLVLSLGRAPAWDLIRVPVSSDGSFRIEGLPPEVYEIRIASNRFDLDAGKIDTLLWTEKSIKLFIEKSIDDFVLPITAIENGSGDTQQNGTQVLNGRVTLSRGKDASGIIVSANDGNSPKTTTSDAGSFTLEFPAGTDWIKLYKPDPDGMRFWYLGRFKPKFVDNDVNIQLGPETTYEPDMLSVKH; this is encoded by the coding sequence ATGCCCGATTTAGCCTTGTCGAAAGTCTGGTCTGCCCGTTTGGCCTTAGCATGCCTGATGACCGCATTTTGCTCTTGCACCGCGTTAGGCCAGGGAAATGTCCTGAATGTGATTCAAGGCACTGTATCGAACGAAAAAGGAGAGCCGATCCCTAACGCCCGAGTCGACATCTCCACGGCCGCCCCAATATCGGGGCCAGCAATCTTTTGCCCAAGTTGTTATCTGGATTGCCAAAAGTGGACGACGACCAACGAGGCAGGACAATTCAAAATCGCTGATCTTGATCCTAGGCTTGAGTTTCGGATCGTCGTTTCAGCCGCTGGGTACAAGACCGCACAAACGGAACTCATTGCACCCCGAGGAACAAATCACGATTTGACTCTGCGAGAACGGCCCGCCACCGTGGACCCTCAACGAGTCGTTTCTGGAACGGTCGAGAATGAAACTGGAATTCCTATCCAGGGTGCTCTTGTGACTCCTGCAAACACGATTGACAAGCAAGGTCTTCGATCATCCTCTTCGAAAGGGGGCGGTCCGGCCATAACCGACGTGAATGGATACTTCGAGATTGACCTCGTCGATGGTGTGTTTGGCGTCGATGTAGAGATATCAGCGGAGGGATTGTCGAGCAGGAGATTCATCGATCTCAATTCCGACTCGGATCGAAAATCTTTCGAACTTTTGGAAGGCGCTCACATTACCGGGCGCGTCACAAGCAACGGTCAGGCCGTTCAGGGAATGACCGTCTTCGTGGCGCAGATTGACCATTCTTACAAAGGCGAAAAGCTTTTTCGGACAGCAGTACCAATGACTGCCGACACTGAAGGAAGATTCGAATTCAAAAATCTATTTGCAGAACAAGAGTACTGCGTCTATACCGTTGTTGGCGAAGGGGACCGATCAGACTCCGATGAAATTATCATGACTCAAAAGTTCGTTACGCCGCCGAATGGCAGGACACTGCACATCGGCGACTTGACCACAGTTGCCCCGGTTTCGCTTAGCGGCCGACTGGAGACGAGCGATCAACAGTCGCTTGGGGATTTAGTCCTTTCTCTCGGGCGGGCCCCTGCTTGGGATCTGATTAGAGTGCCAGTTTCAAGCGATGGCTCCTTTCGTATCGAAGGCCTCCCGCCTGAGGTCTATGAAATACGAATTGCGTCTAATCGATTCGATTTGGATGCTGGCAAGATTGATACGCTATTGTGGACGGAGAAGTCAATTAAGCTGTTTATCGAAAAATCGATCGACGATTTCGTGCTTCCAATAACTGCCATCGAAAATGGAAGTGGGGATACGCAACAGAACGGCACGCAAGTGCTTAACGGTCGCGTAACACTATCTAGAGGCAAAGACGCATCAGGAATCATCGTATCGGCTAACGATGGCAATTCGCCCAAAACCACCACTTCCGACGCTGGTTCCTTCACGCTCGAATTCCCTGCGGGTACCGACTGGATCAAGCTTTACAAGCCAGATCCTGATGGAATGCGATTCTGGTATTTGGGTAGGTTCAAGCCGAAGTTTGTCGACAACGACGTCAACATTCAACTTGGTCCGGAAACGACATATGAGCCCGACATGCTGTCAGTCAAACATTAA